In Helianthus annuus cultivar XRQ/B chromosome 3, HanXRQr2.0-SUNRISE, whole genome shotgun sequence, a single window of DNA contains:
- the LOC110932314 gene encoding pentatricopeptide repeat-containing protein At5g66520 isoform X1, which translates to MLISGGVSWETTTLPLVLLYGATKNGVISRRFLDVQSMPFNTPHKCTLTLSQRFQVPNSRQDALESKEIFHLLKLHQGLESCSTIEKLKQYHSQIIKLGLSCDNDAMGRVIKFCAISTNGDLGYALKAFSRLPQPDTFIYNTVFRGYLQLQLPKECISLYLQMLHASVAPNKFTFPPVIKACAFDNAVELGQQVHAQILKFGYRSDGFSQNSLIHMYVSFKRLEEARRVFDMMPQRDDVSWTILISGYCQSGFVDDACKLFDLMPEKNPASWNAMIAAYVQSDSFHEAFLLFDKMRRSSRFKLDKFVAASMLSACTRLGALKQGEWIHDNVKKSGIEVDSKLATTIIDMYCKCGSLEMAVKTFNELPTKGISTWNCMIGGFAMHGKGEEAVKLFEKMENESMIPPDYVTFVNLLTACAHSGLVQEGRRYFRHMVEVHNISPGMEHYGCMVDLFGRAGLLNEAMKLVNEMPMDPDVGVMGALAGACKIHGNIELGEKIGKKVIELDPHNSGRYVLLANIYATANKWEDVANIRKLMNNRGVKKSRGFSLIETDGTVSEFIAGGRSHLDSEEIYAKVKEMLACIRSIGYVPKAESVVHDITEEEEIEKALFYHSEKLAIAFGLLKTKAGETLRITKNLRVCKDCHEASKLISKFFDREIIVRDRNRFHCFKHGVCSCNDYW; encoded by the exons ATGCTAATAAGTGGTGGTGTCTCATGGGAAACAACAACTTTACCATTAGTCCTCCTATATGGCGCCACTAAAAATGGCGTCATCTCTCGTAGATTTCTGGATGTGCAATCCATGCCATTTAACACTCCCCACAAGTGCACCCTTACACTATCTCAAAG GTTTCAAGTCCCGAACTCGAGACAAGATGCCCTAGAGTCTAAAGAAATTTTTCATCTGCTTAAG CTCCATCAAGGCCTAGAGTCATGCTCGACTATAGAGAAGCTGAAGCAATATCATTCACAGATCATCAAACTTGGTCTTTCATGCGATAACGATGCGATGGGTAGAGTCATCAAATTCTGTGCCATCTCAACAAACGGTGATTTGGGTTATGCTCTCAAGGCGTTTAGCCGCTTGCCACAACCGGACACATTCATTTACAACACCGTTTTTAGGGGTTACTTGCAACTTCAGCTCCCCAAAGAGTGCATATCGTTGTACTTACAGATGCTACACGCTTCCGTCGCACCTAATAAGTTTACATTTCCTCCGGTCATCAAAGCTTGCGCTTTCGACAATGCCGTTGAACTAGGCCAGCAAGTTCATGCTCAGATTTTGAAATTCGGGTACCGTTCGGACGGTTTTTCTCAAAACAGTTTGATTCATATGTATGTAAGTTTTAAGCGTTTAGAGGAAGCAAGGAGGGTTTTTGACATGATGCCGCAACGAGACGATGTATCTTGGACAATTTTAATTAGCGGTTATTGTCAGTCGGGGTTCGTTGATGATGCATGTAAACTGTTCGATTTAATGCCTGAGAAGAACCCTGCTTCTTGGAATGCAATGATTGCAGCGTATGTCCAAAGCGACAGTTTCCATGAAGCGTTTCTACTGTTCGATAAAATGCGGCGATCCAGTCGGTTTAAGTTGGACAAATTTGTAGCGGCTAGCATGTTGTCGGCTTGTACGAGGCTCGGAGCGTTAAAACAAGGGGAGTGGATACACGATAACGTCAAGAAAAGCGGGATAGAAGTGGATTCAAAACTCGCGACAACCATCATTGATATGTACTGCAAATGCGGGTCCCTTGAAATGGCGGTTAAAACGTTTAACGAGTTACCGACTAAAGGGATCTCCACGTGGAATTGCATGATCGGTGGATTCGCAATGCACGGTAAGGGCGAGGAGGCCGTTAAGCTTTTTGAGAAGATGGAAAACGAGTCGATGATACCTCCAGATTACGTTACGTTTGTGAACTTACTTACCGCGTGTGCTCATTCAGGGTTGGTTCAAGAAGGTCGTCGCTATTTCCGACACATGGTCGAAGTTCATAACATTTCACCGGGAATGGAGCATTACGGATGCATGGTGGACCTATTTGGGCGGGCCGGACTGTTAAACGAAGCAATGAAGCTCGTAAACGAGATGCCGATGGATCCGGACGTCGGTGTAATGGGTGCACTTGCCGGAGCGTGTAAGATACATGGAAACATCGAGTTGGGAGAGAAAATCGGAAAAAAGGTTATAGAATTGGACCCTCATAATAGCGGGCGATATGTATTATTAGCTAACATATACGCGACTGCCAATAAATGGGAAGACGTTGCGAACATCAGGAAGTTAATGAACAACAGAGGAGTGAAGAAATCGCGGGGGTTTTCGCTAATTGAAACTGACGGTACGGTTAGTGAGTTTATCGCAGGGGGGAGAAGTCATCTGGATTCTGAAGAGATATATGCGAAAGTAAAAGAAATGTTGGCGTGCATTCGATCTATTGGATACGTGCCTAAAGCCGAGAGTGTTGTGCATGATATAACTGAAGAAGAGGAGATAGAGAAAGCATTGTTTTACCATAGTGAGAAACTAGCGATTGCGTTCGGTTTGTTGAAAACGAAAGCAGGGGAAACTTTGAGGATTACGAAAAACTTGAGAGTGTGTAAAGATTGTCATGAGGCGAGTAAACTTATTTCGAAGTTTTTTGATCGGGAAATAATCGTGAGAGATAGAAATCGGTTTCATTGTTTTAAACATGGTGTGTGTTCCTGTAACGACTACTGGTAA
- the LOC110932314 gene encoding pentatricopeptide repeat-containing protein At5g66520 isoform X2, producing the protein MGRVIKFCAISTNGDLGYALKAFSRLPQPDTFIYNTVFRGYLQLQLPKECISLYLQMLHASVAPNKFTFPPVIKACAFDNAVELGQQVHAQILKFGYRSDGFSQNSLIHMYVSFKRLEEARRVFDMMPQRDDVSWTILISGYCQSGFVDDACKLFDLMPEKNPASWNAMIAAYVQSDSFHEAFLLFDKMRRSSRFKLDKFVAASMLSACTRLGALKQGEWIHDNVKKSGIEVDSKLATTIIDMYCKCGSLEMAVKTFNELPTKGISTWNCMIGGFAMHGKGEEAVKLFEKMENESMIPPDYVTFVNLLTACAHSGLVQEGRRYFRHMVEVHNISPGMEHYGCMVDLFGRAGLLNEAMKLVNEMPMDPDVGVMGALAGACKIHGNIELGEKIGKKVIELDPHNSGRYVLLANIYATANKWEDVANIRKLMNNRGVKKSRGFSLIETDGTVSEFIAGGRSHLDSEEIYAKVKEMLACIRSIGYVPKAESVVHDITEEEEIEKALFYHSEKLAIAFGLLKTKAGETLRITKNLRVCKDCHEASKLISKFFDREIIVRDRNRFHCFKHGVCSCNDYW; encoded by the coding sequence ATGGGTAGAGTCATCAAATTCTGTGCCATCTCAACAAACGGTGATTTGGGTTATGCTCTCAAGGCGTTTAGCCGCTTGCCACAACCGGACACATTCATTTACAACACCGTTTTTAGGGGTTACTTGCAACTTCAGCTCCCCAAAGAGTGCATATCGTTGTACTTACAGATGCTACACGCTTCCGTCGCACCTAATAAGTTTACATTTCCTCCGGTCATCAAAGCTTGCGCTTTCGACAATGCCGTTGAACTAGGCCAGCAAGTTCATGCTCAGATTTTGAAATTCGGGTACCGTTCGGACGGTTTTTCTCAAAACAGTTTGATTCATATGTATGTAAGTTTTAAGCGTTTAGAGGAAGCAAGGAGGGTTTTTGACATGATGCCGCAACGAGACGATGTATCTTGGACAATTTTAATTAGCGGTTATTGTCAGTCGGGGTTCGTTGATGATGCATGTAAACTGTTCGATTTAATGCCTGAGAAGAACCCTGCTTCTTGGAATGCAATGATTGCAGCGTATGTCCAAAGCGACAGTTTCCATGAAGCGTTTCTACTGTTCGATAAAATGCGGCGATCCAGTCGGTTTAAGTTGGACAAATTTGTAGCGGCTAGCATGTTGTCGGCTTGTACGAGGCTCGGAGCGTTAAAACAAGGGGAGTGGATACACGATAACGTCAAGAAAAGCGGGATAGAAGTGGATTCAAAACTCGCGACAACCATCATTGATATGTACTGCAAATGCGGGTCCCTTGAAATGGCGGTTAAAACGTTTAACGAGTTACCGACTAAAGGGATCTCCACGTGGAATTGCATGATCGGTGGATTCGCAATGCACGGTAAGGGCGAGGAGGCCGTTAAGCTTTTTGAGAAGATGGAAAACGAGTCGATGATACCTCCAGATTACGTTACGTTTGTGAACTTACTTACCGCGTGTGCTCATTCAGGGTTGGTTCAAGAAGGTCGTCGCTATTTCCGACACATGGTCGAAGTTCATAACATTTCACCGGGAATGGAGCATTACGGATGCATGGTGGACCTATTTGGGCGGGCCGGACTGTTAAACGAAGCAATGAAGCTCGTAAACGAGATGCCGATGGATCCGGACGTCGGTGTAATGGGTGCACTTGCCGGAGCGTGTAAGATACATGGAAACATCGAGTTGGGAGAGAAAATCGGAAAAAAGGTTATAGAATTGGACCCTCATAATAGCGGGCGATATGTATTATTAGCTAACATATACGCGACTGCCAATAAATGGGAAGACGTTGCGAACATCAGGAAGTTAATGAACAACAGAGGAGTGAAGAAATCGCGGGGGTTTTCGCTAATTGAAACTGACGGTACGGTTAGTGAGTTTATCGCAGGGGGGAGAAGTCATCTGGATTCTGAAGAGATATATGCGAAAGTAAAAGAAATGTTGGCGTGCATTCGATCTATTGGATACGTGCCTAAAGCCGAGAGTGTTGTGCATGATATAACTGAAGAAGAGGAGATAGAGAAAGCATTGTTTTACCATAGTGAGAAACTAGCGATTGCGTTCGGTTTGTTGAAAACGAAAGCAGGGGAAACTTTGAGGATTACGAAAAACTTGAGAGTGTGTAAAGATTGTCATGAGGCGAGTAAACTTATTTCGAAGTTTTTTGATCGGGAAATAATCGTGAGAGATAGAAATCGGTTTCATTGTTTTAAACATGGTGTGTGTTCCTGTAACGACTACTGGTAA
- the LOC110930238 gene encoding uncharacterized protein LOC110930238: MAAKPLTTAAIAMTEKKMDMSLDDIIKMSKNGTGVNKDKKQRVPNKNQKFANNVVQDRSMKLRRYMDTRSSLRQGALGQRRTNFQGNQFPLAAGAARKAAVAPLRNNNFNRNQTVTSYRPRAVARPVQNRASNGGGFAVMKQQGKVVPKQKGQTLDSLFANMKEQRMKVVLSQQHHNNNSNVGRRNGPGQQRPRPPWARYHN, translated from the exons ATGGCAGCAAAACCGCTTACAACTGCCGCAATCGCAATGACAGAGAAGAAAATGGACATGTCATTAG ATGATATTATCAAGATGTCGAAGAATGGAACCGGTGTTAATAAAGACAAGAAGCAACGAGTTCCT AACAAGAATCAGAAATTTGCAAACAATGTTGTTCAAGATAGGTCAATGAAGTTGCGCCGCTATATGGATACAAGATCATCTCTTAGACAG GGTGCTCTTGGTCAAAGGAGAACCAACTTTCAAGGTAACCAATTTCCTTTGGCGGCTGGGGCTGCTAGAAAGGCTGCAGTTGCTCCTCTTCGCAATAATAACTTCAATCGGAACCAGACGGTTACTTCATATAGACCAAG GGCTGTGGCTCGACCCGTTCAAAATAGGGCTTCAAACGGAGGAGGTTTTGCTGTCATG AAACAACAAGGGAAAGTGGTGCCAAAACAGAAGGGTCAGACTTTGGATTCATTATTTGCAAACATGAAGGAGCAACGGATGAAGGTGGTGTTATCTCAGCAgcaccacaacaacaacagcaatgTAGGGAGAAGAAATGGGCCTGGACAACAAAGGCCCAGACCCCCATGGGCCAGATATCACAACTGA
- the LOC110932315 gene encoding uncharacterized protein LOC110932315, giving the protein MLLLFVSLSNFNISFQIRHNYNNRLWARRRLRIVASMLNLFNLKRLSWKDTNGQQKVVLSATEVESLRSELADLEEREAHLKARLEHIDETLRCARLSGYLQMRTRWEPLPGEPPALDDSDVDDWRPFFVVLQGPIIFLYSTSTDISPQDSTLLSDVVEVGCMPCHTQEDGEIRYYFYIVTRRGLRYECSSASKFQVDAWVTTLQDECKLGSDSITLENDNIAFNSVFFSLFDRLRTTMSSEIYRSASRAARSLLSYASKHKHLVPSKGRTAAAAAAVSFKGTLPALASSTNASNRWIAGALALPAAAYMLQDQEAHALQMERTFIAIKPDGVQRGLISEIIERFERKGFKLVAIKLVVPSKAFAQKHYYDLKDRPFFNGLCNFLSSGPVLAMVWEGEGVITYGRKLIGATDPQKSEPGTIRGDLAIVVGRNIIHGSDGPETAKNEINLWFKPDELTNYTSNQEKWTYGVN; this is encoded by the exons ATGTTGCTGCTCTTTGTTTCTCTCTCCAATTTTAACATCTCCTTTCAAATTCGA CATAACTACAACAACCGGTTGTGGGCTAGAAGAAGATTAAGAATTGTTGCATCCATGTTAAACTTGTTTAATCTAAAGAGGCTATCTTGGAAAGACACAAATGGACAACAAAAG GTTGTATTATCTGCTACAGAAGTAGAATCACTTCGGTCGGAACTTGCTGATCTAGAGGAACGAGAAGCTCATCTGAAAGCTCG ATTGGAACACATTGATGAGACTCTGCGTTGTGCCCGTCTTTCAGGCTATCTACAAATGCGAACG AGATGGGAACCACTACCAGGAGAACCGCCTGCTCTTGATGACTCAGACGTTGATGACTGGCGTCCATTCTTTGTTGTTCTCCAAGGACCGATCATTTTCTTATACTCTACATCCACGG ATATAAGTCCACAAGACTCCACCCTTTTGTCTGATGTGGTGGAAGTAGGATGCATGCCATGTCACACTCAAGAAGACGGGGAAATTCGATATTACTTTTACATAGTAACTCGCCGTGGATTGAGATATGAATGCTCAAGTGCTTCGAAATTTCAG GTGGATGCTTGGGTGACGACGTTGCAAGATGAGTGCAAACTGGGATCGGATTCAATTACTCTCGA AAACGATAACATAGCTTTCAATTCCGTTTTCTTTTCACTGTTTGATCGATTGAGAACGACGATGAGTTCCGAAATCTACAGATCCGCCTCACGAGCCGCTAGATCTCTTCTTTCCTATGCTTCCAAACACAAGCATCTTGTTCCATCta AAGGACGAACAGCTGCTGCAGCAGCGGCGGTTTCATTCAAAGGAACGCTGCCAGCTCTAGCTTCGTCCACAAACGCCTCCAACAGATGGATCGCAGGAGCTCTTGCGCTTCCTGCTGCAG CTTACATGCTTCAGGATCAAGAGGCACATGCATTACAG ATGGAGCGCACATTCATTGCTATCAAGCCTGACGGCGTGCAAAGAGGACTG ATTTCAGAGATTATAGAGCGGTTTGAACGTAAAGGGTTCAAACTTGTAGCCATTAAACTTGTGGTACCTTCAAAAGCCTTTGCCCAGAAGCATTATTATGATCTCAAGGATAGACCATTCTTTAATGGCTTATGCAACTTCCTCAGCTCTGGTCCTGTTCTTGCAATG GTTTGGGAAGGAGAAGGTGTGATTACTTATGGCCGTAAACTTATTGGAGCTACTGATCCACAGAAGTCAGAGCCTGGGACCATTAGAGGTGATTTGGCGATTGTCGTCGGAAG GAACATCATCCATGGAAGCGATGGTCCAGAGACCGCCAAGAACGAAATCAACCTCTGGTTCAAACCGGATGAGTTGACTAATTACACCAGCAATCAAGAAAAGTGGACCTATGGAGTGAACTAA